The nucleotide window CGGCCAGGTGGTAGCGGTCGGCGTAGTCGAACACCACAATACCCTCCATACGCGCGCGGTTGACCAACAGGCTCAGGTAGTTCTTGGGGCCTTGCACGGCGGTCGTGTTGTTGTACTGGCTGATCGCGCCGCAGATGATGATGCGTGCGCCGCGTGTGATCTTGGCCAAAACGTCGTCGAGGATTTCGCCGCCCACGTTGTCAAAGTAAATATCCACGCCCTTGGGGCAGTGTTCTTTCAGTCCCGCACGCACACTGCCTGCGCCAGCCTTGTAGTCGATGCAGGCGTCAAAGCCCAGCTCTTTCACGACCCATTCGCACTTGGCCGCACCACCGGCAATGCCGACCACGCGGCAACCCTTGATCTTGGCCATCTGGCCCACGGTCTGGCCCACGGCACCGGCAGCACCCGACACCACCACGGTTTCACCGGCCTTGGGCAGACCCACATCCATCAGACCAAAGTAGCCGGTCATGCCGGGCATACCCAATACGTTGAGCCATTGAGTGGGCGTGCCTACGCGCAGATCAATCTTGAACAGGCCGTTGCGCTTCATCTCGTCCTGCGCCACGGTGATGTACTCCTGAATGCCGAAGCCGGCGCTCACATAGTCGCCCACGGCAAAAGCGGGGTTCTTGGACGCAATGACCTTGCCCACGCCACCGGCGCGCATGACTTCACCAATGCCCACGGGCGGGATATAACTTTTGCCTTCGTTCATCCAGCCGCGCATGGCCGGGTCCAGCGACAGCGCCAGCGTCTTGAGCGTGACGCCGCCTTCGGCAGGTTCGGCCACCGCCTCGGTGGTGTGGCTCCAGTTGGCAGCCGTGGGCATGCCCACAGGGCGGGCGGCGAGGCGGATCTGGTGGTTGACGAGATTGGCGAGGGACATGACAAAACTCCGGTCTGAAATAGGGGGCACCCGCCTGGGGGCGGTACAGGAGGCGCATCGTAGCCTGCCTGGGGGTGTACCGGCGTAGCCTGCGCGACAGACACTGTTGGCCAAAGGACTGCCGCTTCTGGCGTTTGGGTCTATCCTGTGCTTTCACTTCGAGGATCTCGCAATGTCGGCACTTTCACCCTCCCGCCCGTTTGATGTCGTGCTCTACGGCGCCAGTGGTTTTGTCGGGCGCCAGACCGTGGCGTACTTCGCAAAACATCCCGATGTGCAATCGTCCGGGCTGCGTTGGGCGCTGGCCGGGCGTTCTGCCCGCAAGCTCGAAGCGGTGCGGGCTGACTGTGGTGCATTCGACGCGGGCATTGTGGTCGCCGATGCGCAGGATGCTGCGGCACTGGATGCACTGGCGCGTAATGCCAGGGTGGTGCTCAGCACGGCTGGCCCGTTTGCGCTGTATGGCAGTGAACTGGTGGCGGCCTGCGTGCGCCACGGCACGCACTATGTGGACATCACGGGTGAGACACCCTGGGCCAAAGGATTGATCGACCGTCACCATGCGGACGCGCAGCACAAGGGTGCACGCATCATCCCGTTTTGCGGTTTTGATTCCATCCCTTCCGACCTCAGCGCCCTGTTGGCCAACCAGACGATGTGGGCACGGCATGGCGAGAAGTGCACGGAGGTGAAGGCAGCGTTCAGCATCCGGGGTGGTTTCAACGGTGGCACGCTGGCTTCCTTGTTCAACATCCTGGCGACCGGGCAGGACAAGGCGCTGGCCGATCTGTTTTTGTTGAACCCCGAGGGCACACGCCCCGCGCGGCCGCAGGACCATGCGGATCCGCGCGGGCCACGCCACGATGCGGATTTTTCTGCCTGGCTGGGGCCGTTTTTCATGGCCGCGATCAACACCCGCGTGGTGCGCCGCAGTGCAGCATTGCTGGGGTATGCCCCCGACTTCAGTTACCAGGAATATTTGCGCCTGGGCCGTGGCCCGGGTGCTGCAGTCGCTTCGTCGCTGCTCAGCGCCGGTTCGTTGGCGTCCAACGCTGCACTGCGCCTGGCCCCCGTGCGTCGTCTCGCCGAGAAGTGGTCACCACCGCCTGGTGCAGGCCCGTCCGAGGCCAGCATGGACGGTGGTTCTTTCCGCTGTCAGTGGGTAGGCACCAGCGCCAGCGGCCAGCAGGTGCGCGGCAGCATTGCCGACCAGGGCGACCCCGGCAACCGCGCGACCACCAAGATGGTGTGTGAGTCGGCACTGGCGCTGGCGTTACAACTGGAAGAACTGCCCGGTGGCTCTGGGCATGGTGGTTTGTTGACACCAGCCAGCGGTCTGGGTGATGTGCTGGTGCAGCGGCTGCGCGCTGCGGGAATGAAGCTGGAGATCCAGCCCTAGTTTTTTTAGTAGGGTAGCTTGAATCCGTTTTTGCCCGCATTGATGCGTTGCACCGTGGGTTTGCCATCCACCAGTTGGGCTGACAGCGAAACACTGGCGCCGGGCACCAGCAGGCTGCGGTCGCCCGGCCGGAAGGTCACCACCGGCGCGTCTTCGGGCACCACGATCAGCATCGCGCCGTCCTTGTATTTCAACTGCAGGCGCCGTCCGTTGGCGGCGGCGCTGACTTCGGCCACGGTGGCATTGGTCATGGTGCTTTGCGGTAGCAGGTCAAATGGGCGGTGGCCCTCACCCGCACCGCGCGCCGATTCGGGAAACACCGTCACGGCGATGGCGCGCTGGCTGCCGTCGGCCTGGGGCAAGGCGGCCGTGCCAATGAAGCTGCCGGGCTGGATGTCGGCCAGCGCAATCGGGTAGACCTCGGTGACCACCAGCGCTGCAGGTAATAGCAACTCGACCACTTCACCGCTGCGGTCTTTCACGGTCAATGTGCTGGCGCTGACGGATTGCACGGTGCCGCGCATGCGCACGGTGGCTGGTGCCTGGGCCCATGCGGCGCTAGCGGCGCAGTACAGGATGGATAGGAGTGCGGCGTGCAGGCGGGTCATCATGGCAATGGGCTCCGTGGGGGACTGTGATGCAGTCTACAGCGCGCCCACGGCGCTTCGTAAATATACGTAAACCCGGTCAACGGGTATTTCGCTGTTCCGTTGGAGGTGTAAGCCCGGGATATCTCTGGCTCGCTCAACAAGGTCGGAGCACATGCGGCCTTTGTGTATGCGGGAAAATAAACCATGTTGAATATCAAAACTCTGATCGTTGCCACCCTGATGACCGGCGCTGCCGCTGCTTCGTTTGCCCAGGCTGCGCCTGCTGCACCGGCCAAACCTGCGGCTCCCGCAGTGGCGGCCACACCGGCGGCAGCACCTGTCGCCGCAGCCACACCGGCCGCCAAGAAAAAGGCCCATGTGGCCAAAGCCAAGAAGGCCAAAGCCAAAAAGGCCGCTATGCCAGCGTAATACGCTGATTTCGCGCAAAGCGACCAAGGCACCCGGGAAACCGGGTGCCTTTTTTCATGCGGCCGCCACTGTTAGCTTATGCGGCTTCACCACAACCGCCGCCACAGCCGTGTATCGCTTGCAGAGGCAGGTGTTCGTGCTGGCTGAGCGCGCCGGTTTCGGGGTCGTAACCGGCTGATCGCAGGTGCAAGGCCAGCGATGCGTCCATGCTTTGCGCATGCTGCGGAAACCACAGGCCCAGTTCACGCGCCATGTGGCGTACTACCGCCAGATCGCCGCCGTGCCCGCTGGCCTCACCCTCACGCATCACCTGCAGGATGACCTTGTGCTGGGTAGCGTGGCAGTTGCCCGCAGCAAAGCCGGTGTCCTGCATCCACTGGTCTTCGCGGTCAAAGTGCTCCTGGGTGTGGGCAATCAGGGCCGACCAACTGGGCAGCAGCACCTCGTCGGTTGCGTGCACCACCTCGGCCAGCAAGGCCACAAACTCCTGGTGGGTGGCGTCCATCACCGGCATGTCCAGCACCAGGGCGTCGCTCCACTGCAGGGTGTCGGGATGGTTGGCGGTGGTCATCATGGCGGTTTCTCCAAATAGGGAAGGCCAGATTACCCAGTGACGCCGTCGGGCGTCTTGACCCACATCAGTCGGCGTGCAGTCTTCTCGGTTGATAATGCCGCGCAGCCCGTGTGTGGCTGGACTTTGGTGCCTTGTTCCCAGCCTTACTCTGCTTGACGCCCGCCATGACCCTGTCTTTCTCGCCTCCCGCCATCGCCAGCCCCCAGGATCTGGACGCCACCCTGCGTACCCAGGGTTATGCGGTGGTGGCGCCGCAGCATGTGGCCCAGTTGGCAAGGCTGGATCTGGCGGCACTACTGGCCTGGCGCCCGCTGTGGGACGACCTGCCGCCCGATGCCTATCTGCGTGATGGCGGCCGCTACCGCCGCCGCCGCCATGCCTGTTTTGTGGTGGAAGGCGCTGCCGTGGCGCTGGCCCCGCACCGCCCGCACTGGCAGCCGGTCGAGTACAACGCCCTGCATGGTGGCATGCAACGCCACTTTGAACCCATGCAGGCCGCGCTGGTGGCACAACCCGCCTGGCAGCAACTGCTGGTTTGGCTGGGCCAGGTGGCCAGTGCGCTCAAAGGCCCGCAGACCTGGTACACCGAGGCGCACCAGTTCCGCATTGACACCACCGACGGCATTGGCCGCCCCACACCCGAAGGTGCGCACCGCGACGGCGTGGACCTGGTGGCGGTGTTTCTGGTGGGCCGCGAGGGCGTGAAGGGCGGCGAAACGCGCGTCTTCGAGGCCGATGGCCCCAATGGACAGCGCTTCACGTTGACCGAGCCCTGGTCCCTGCTGTTGCTGGACGACCCGCGTGTGGTCCACGAGTCCACCCCCATCCAGCCAGTGGCCGAAGGCGGCCACCGTGATACGCTGGTGGTGACCCTGCGTGCCGGTAATTTTCAGGGCGAACCCGCGCGCTGAACCCCAGGTAACCCTTCCATGTCCTGCACCCCCGAAGACCTCCAAAAACGCTGCCAGGAGCTGGCCGCCAAATGGCAAACCTGCACCCGTCAAACCGGGTTGGACAGTTTTGTCGAATTCGCTGTGTCGGTGTCCAGCTTCACCGAATTTCTGGAGGGGCATGGCCTGTCGGGTTTGCACCAGAGTGCACACTCGCTGGAGCAAAAGGTGCTTTCGCTGATGGACCAACTGATGGACCCCTCGGGCGGAGGCGCACTGTCGGCCGATGCCAGCACGCTGCTCAACGCGCAGGTGCAGGAGTTCGCCGGAAGGGTCCAGGCGTTTGTCCAGGGACATTCTTCCCACCTGACCGAACGCCGCCACGCGCGCGACGCCACCCCGGATGCAGAGCCGGTCAGCACGCTGGAGCTGCCCAAGAACATTGCCTTTGTGACCGATACCCCCACCGCCTGGAAAGACCTGGTCGCCCAGGTCGGCTTCTTCCATGTGCAGGTGGAGATGGTGGGCACCGCGCAGACGCTAGCCGCTGCGCCGGAGCCGGCCATGGTGCTGGTGGACGCGGCCAACCGCCCGCTGACGGCGTTTGTGGCCCAGGTGCAGACACTGCGCGGCCAGTTTTCTGCCAGCAACATCGTGGGCGTGAATGTGGGCGTGGATTTCGAGAGCCAGCAGCAGGCGCTCAGCGCGGGCTGCGACGCCTGTTTTGCCACCGGTACCCAGCACGCGGCCATCATGGCGCGCATCGTCAAGCTGTGCAGCAACGAAGAAGAGCCAGCTTACCGCGTGCTGGTGGTGGAAGACTCCAAGACCGCCGGCGCGATGATCCGCCGCACCCTGTCCGAGGCGGGCATCGAGTCGCTGGCCATCACGCGCCCGCAAGATGTACTGACTGCGCTGGTGTCCTTCCAGCCCGACCTGGTGTTGATGGACATGTACATGCCCGGCTGCACCGGTGTGGAGGTGACTCGGGTGATTCGCCAGCACGCCGAGTTTTTGTCCACGCCCGTGGTCTACCTTTCGGGCGACAGCAATGTGGCGCTGCAGGTGGACGCGCTGCGCCTGGGCGGTGACCACTTCCTCACCAAGCCTTTCAACCCGGTGATCCTCAACGCCGTGGTCAAAAGCAAGATCGACCGCTACCGCACGCTGCGCCGCACCATGTTGCACGACAGCCTGACCGGCCTGCTGAA belongs to Rhodoferax saidenbachensis and includes:
- a CDS encoding NADP-dependent oxidoreductase, producing the protein MSLANLVNHQIRLAARPVGMPTAANWSHTTEAVAEPAEGGVTLKTLALSLDPAMRGWMNEGKSYIPPVGIGEVMRAGGVGKVIASKNPAFAVGDYVSAGFGIQEYITVAQDEMKRNGLFKIDLRVGTPTQWLNVLGMPGMTGYFGLMDVGLPKAGETVVVSGAAGAVGQTVGQMAKIKGCRVVGIAGGAAKCEWVVKELGFDACIDYKAGAGSVRAGLKEHCPKGVDIYFDNVGGEILDDVLAKITRGARIIICGAISQYNNTTAVQGPKNYLSLLVNRARMEGIVVFDYADRYHLAVAEMAGYLKDGRMKSKEDVVVGLNTFPDTLLKLFNGENFGKLVLEVAKD
- a CDS encoding saccharopine dehydrogenase family protein, with product MSALSPSRPFDVVLYGASGFVGRQTVAYFAKHPDVQSSGLRWALAGRSARKLEAVRADCGAFDAGIVVADAQDAAALDALARNARVVLSTAGPFALYGSELVAACVRHGTHYVDITGETPWAKGLIDRHHADAQHKGARIIPFCGFDSIPSDLSALLANQTMWARHGEKCTEVKAAFSIRGGFNGGTLASLFNILATGQDKALADLFLLNPEGTRPARPQDHADPRGPRHDADFSAWLGPFFMAAINTRVVRRSAALLGYAPDFSYQEYLRLGRGPGAAVASSLLSAGSLASNAALRLAPVRRLAEKWSPPPGAGPSEASMDGGSFRCQWVGTSASGQQVRGSIADQGDPGNRATTKMVCESALALALQLEELPGGSGHGGLLTPASGLGDVLVQRLRAAGMKLEIQP
- a CDS encoding 2OG-Fe dioxygenase family protein; the protein is MTLSFSPPAIASPQDLDATLRTQGYAVVAPQHVAQLARLDLAALLAWRPLWDDLPPDAYLRDGGRYRRRRHACFVVEGAAVALAPHRPHWQPVEYNALHGGMQRHFEPMQAALVAQPAWQQLLVWLGQVASALKGPQTWYTEAHQFRIDTTDGIGRPTPEGAHRDGVDLVAVFLVGREGVKGGETRVFEADGPNGQRFTLTEPWSLLLLDDPRVVHESTPIQPVAEGGHRDTLVVTLRAGNFQGEPAR
- a CDS encoding hemerythrin domain-containing protein yields the protein MMTTANHPDTLQWSDALVLDMPVMDATHQEFVALLAEVVHATDEVLLPSWSALIAHTQEHFDREDQWMQDTGFAAGNCHATQHKVILQVMREGEASGHGGDLAVVRHMARELGLWFPQHAQSMDASLALHLRSAGYDPETGALSQHEHLPLQAIHGCGGGCGEAA
- a CDS encoding GGDEF domain-containing response regulator; amino-acid sequence: MSCTPEDLQKRCQELAAKWQTCTRQTGLDSFVEFAVSVSSFTEFLEGHGLSGLHQSAHSLEQKVLSLMDQLMDPSGGGALSADASTLLNAQVQEFAGRVQAFVQGHSSHLTERRHARDATPDAEPVSTLELPKNIAFVTDTPTAWKDLVAQVGFFHVQVEMVGTAQTLAAAPEPAMVLVDAANRPLTAFVAQVQTLRGQFSASNIVGVNVGVDFESQQQALSAGCDACFATGTQHAAIMARIVKLCSNEEEPAYRVLVVEDSKTAGAMIRRTLSEAGIESLAITRPQDVLTALVSFQPDLVLMDMYMPGCTGVEVTRVIRQHAEFLSTPVVYLSGDSNVALQVDALRLGGDHFLTKPFNPVILNAVVKSKIDRYRTLRRTMLHDSLTGLLNHTTSKQQLQSAINAARLDGSTLCVAMVDIDHFKSVNDTYGHPMGDHVIRSLSWLLKQRVRKTDAVGRYGGEEFVVILPGALSEQAYTLLDRIRVDFSRIRHPVDDGWFSSNFSGGIAQWNADLDSEALLKRADEALYQAKRAGRNRLQVLQSGSQAK